A stretch of Carnobacterium iners DNA encodes these proteins:
- a CDS encoding glycosyltransferase, producing MNTNHIFFISPPFYSHFTPLLVLAKSFKKLGKDVTFGCSTEFKQQVEQANLTFYEIDISKNKNVGKAEVTDQPDSEKDRLDGFFEATRKGAVETLITQSKHRKKDMLYKPEELISKIKAIDQSLIIDLYVVDILSYGVTLGLYVLDLPFVTFCPPHPRTIPSENEQYGVPNNWPSSIPVDNRQLEELRQVSENTQKEFTMIFNAMLEDNKSHRDKVENAFSLVSDKAILYNYFDFDAIEDKQQQPNKIFMGNCFEEESLNEEWSKKVNTKETKILITLGTFLSNRVDVLEKLIKGVEKHNPTALLIVSAGSNAEKLKQYRSSSVIIEEFIPQKALMPYMDNVIFHGGCNTFTEALYYGKPMIILPFSSDQFNIAYDCEKKRLAEILNPNTFTEEDLVTALSKVAAQSIKELTYWSEISKKRGPDYAVKQLLGDD from the coding sequence ATGAATACTAATCATATCTTTTTTATTAGTCCCCCGTTTTATTCTCATTTCACTCCTCTTTTAGTCCTTGCAAAGAGCTTTAAAAAGCTTGGAAAAGATGTAACATTTGGCTGCAGCACGGAGTTTAAACAACAAGTAGAGCAAGCTAACTTAACTTTTTATGAAATTGATATTAGTAAAAACAAAAATGTTGGAAAAGCTGAAGTAACAGACCAACCGGATTCAGAGAAAGATCGATTAGACGGATTTTTTGAAGCTACACGAAAAGGTGCGGTCGAGACACTCATTACACAATCAAAACATCGAAAAAAAGACATGCTTTATAAACCAGAAGAACTTATCTCGAAAATAAAAGCAATTGATCAATCGCTTATAATTGATTTATATGTAGTTGATATTCTTTCTTATGGCGTTACGTTGGGATTGTATGTATTAGATTTGCCATTTGTAACATTTTGTCCACCGCACCCAAGAACGATTCCATCAGAAAACGAGCAGTATGGTGTTCCTAATAATTGGCCAAGTTCCATACCGGTTGACAATAGGCAACTGGAAGAGCTAAGACAGGTTTCAGAAAATACGCAAAAAGAATTTACAATGATTTTTAATGCGATGCTAGAAGACAATAAGAGCCATCGTGATAAGGTAGAAAATGCCTTTAGTTTAGTTTCAGATAAAGCTATTTTATATAATTACTTTGATTTTGATGCAATTGAAGACAAGCAGCAACAACCAAATAAAATTTTTATGGGCAATTGTTTTGAAGAGGAATCACTAAATGAAGAGTGGTCAAAAAAGGTAAATACCAAAGAGACTAAAATTTTAATTACATTAGGTACTTTTTTATCTAATCGAGTAGATGTTCTGGAGAAGCTGATAAAAGGTGTTGAAAAACATAATCCCACAGCTCTATTAATTGTTTCAGCTGGAAGCAATGCTGAAAAATTAAAACAATACCGTTCTTCTTCTGTAATCATCGAAGAGTTTATTCCTCAAAAGGCTTTGATGCCTTATATGGATAATGTTATTTTTCATGGCGGTTGTAATACGTTTACTGAAGCACTGTATTATGGTAAGCCAATGATTATTTTACCCTTTTCAAGTGACCAATTTAATATTGCCTATGATTGTGAAAAAAAACGACTAGCAGAGATATTAAATCCCAATACCTTTACAGAAGAGGATTTAGTAACAGCTCTTTCAAAAGTAGCTGCACAATCAATTAAAGAATTGACCTATTGGAGTGAGATTTCTAAAAAAAGAGGACCTGATTATGCTGTTAAACAGTTATTAGGAGACGACTAA
- a CDS encoding nucleoside deaminase: protein MSLTHTKSNREERIDTMDKFMDRAVELSLENVRSGGTPFGAVLVKDGEIISEGVNELHHTYDSSGHAEMLAIRRAQAELKTLDLSDYTMYASGEPCPMCLSVMYISGIKKGYYCASVDEAAEVGMSISKEIYEDFKKDRAERKLVMKNMPLEEAQENPMDLWVEKNKN from the coding sequence ATGAGTTTGACTCATACAAAATCAAATAGAGAAGAAAGGATTGATACAATGGATAAATTCATGGATAGAGCCGTTGAATTATCGTTAGAAAATGTTCGTAGTGGAGGAACACCTTTTGGAGCAGTACTAGTTAAAGATGGCGAGATTATCTCTGAAGGAGTAAACGAATTACACCATACTTATGACAGTAGTGGACATGCAGAAATGCTAGCAATACGCAGAGCACAAGCAGAACTTAAGACACTTGATTTATCAGATTATACGATGTACGCTAGTGGTGAACCTTGTCCAATGTGCTTATCAGTTATGTATATATCAGGAATTAAGAAAGGCTACTATTGTGCTTCAGTTGATGAAGCAGCAGAAGTTGGGATGAGTATTTCTAAAGAGATTTATGAAGATTTTAAAAAAGATCGAGCAGAACGTAAGCTAGTGATGAAGAATATGCCTCTAGAAGAAGCACAAGAAAACCCGATGGATTTATGGGTCGAAAAGAATAAAAACTAA
- a CDS encoding DMT family transporter — translation MAYGLLAGFFWGLDTVILGIALVMSPFVSTEQAILLAPFISTFIHDVCSSLWMLFYMGIKKESKKIFSALKTRSGKIIVLAALLGGPIGMTGYVLSINYIGAAYTAIISALFPGVGALLSYIFLKEKMKGYQIAGLTVSILGVIALGYTPGGSETNNTVIGFLFAFMCVIGWASEAVIIAYGLKAQEISDHLALQIRQLTSAVFYGAIIIPFVRGWSFTLSLIPTQTTGIILLAALFGTTSYLFYYKAINKIGASKAMALNITYCAWSIVFGAVLLNEEISLRSIICALIIVGGSITAAADMGEMFKFKEKSFS, via the coding sequence ATGGCTTATGGCTTATTAGCAGGTTTTTTTTGGGGATTGGATACCGTTATACTAGGTATTGCTTTAGTTATGTCACCGTTTGTATCGACTGAACAAGCTATTTTATTAGCACCCTTTATCAGCACGTTTATCCATGATGTGTGTTCTTCATTATGGATGCTGTTTTATATGGGAATTAAAAAAGAGTCGAAGAAAATATTTTCTGCATTAAAAACAAGAAGTGGAAAAATTATTGTGCTAGCAGCCTTGCTTGGTGGACCTATTGGAATGACAGGATATGTTTTATCAATAAACTATATTGGTGCAGCTTACACAGCGATTATATCGGCCTTATTTCCAGGAGTTGGGGCATTATTATCTTATATCTTTTTGAAAGAGAAAATGAAAGGTTATCAAATAGCAGGATTAACTGTCAGTATTTTAGGGGTAATAGCATTAGGCTATACACCTGGTGGCAGTGAAACGAATAATACGGTAATAGGATTCTTGTTTGCTTTTATGTGTGTTATCGGGTGGGCTTCAGAAGCGGTTATTATAGCTTACGGACTAAAGGCTCAAGAAATCAGTGACCACTTAGCTCTTCAAATAAGACAGTTAACCTCTGCTGTTTTTTATGGAGCGATTATCATACCGTTTGTTAGAGGTTGGTCGTTTACTTTATCACTAATTCCTACACAAACAACAGGGATTATCTTATTAGCGGCATTATTTGGTACAACCTCTTATTTATTTTATTACAAAGCGATTAACAAAATTGGTGCTTCTAAAGCGATGGCTTTAAATATTACCTATTGTGCTTGGTCGATTGTATTTGGAGCGGTTTTACTCAATGAAGAAATTTCATTGAGAAGTATTATTTGCGCATTGATTATTGTAGGCGGATCGATTACCGCAGCGGCAGATATGGGAGAAATGTTTAAATTTAAGGAAAAATCGTTTAGTTAA
- a CDS encoding glycosyltransferase family 4 protein, which produces MNKFTQLREDYFNENTLRSFPTLFLEKYKEEHYFDEKKEQILDHIKDSFALDTKKELVEKDLIGLLSYLGQDEYLDRYIVNSITKNCHMLTEEGFDREVRYYLAQKNPNDSTVFALVDSCIECNRNVLNKERITSLLINHSKQLDIFSILIDYLYHFKVDGYEAIIYEWLKEDYPINIKIQLIDLLIELYSLENLNYNAIEALSPFQKNKKLFSDYKTILNKEKVVKTNGLTILQSMFYGDFENSGKGNNGGIAVFLKTLGNELSESDQISLVVTLTITNEWLDNQSIMNYYSDNHLFIRAPIYIDTTDKDPFLKKERFIKRAVDRFLKKVGIEPDIFHVRYLDNASKAIALLSKERGKKFVFTLTPDPHRNMTNKDGALKVYPFNEYVQKINKIMIGDELISESDQIVGIGNYKVKKELELYFPQLVREDKKETIWMISEGIQADSAFESKSEKVNQPNELKQIEFKKGFFDKPIILNVGRLEQQKAQDELLKAWGNSSISEVYNLLVIGGDLENPSKDEKKMLHSFEEYFSDHSQLRDYFHHIGALSNENIRLIEKKIMQHQKQYPQIYLCSSKKEEFGIAILEALSQKFLVLGPERGGVKSYIESGTNGFLIDTTNWQTIFEETKMIIENLKNNPVVFEGIQSAGEKTVKERFSMEKIAKEFLSFYLSLKRSKVNEY; this is translated from the coding sequence ATGAATAAGTTTACTCAATTAAGAGAGGATTATTTTAATGAAAATACCCTTCGTTCCTTTCCTACACTTTTTTTAGAAAAGTATAAAGAGGAACACTATTTTGATGAAAAAAAAGAGCAAATCTTAGACCACATCAAAGATAGCTTTGCATTAGACACAAAAAAAGAGCTAGTGGAGAAAGACCTGATTGGTTTATTGTCTTATTTAGGTCAAGACGAGTACTTAGATCGATATATTGTAAATAGTATTACCAAGAATTGTCACATGCTTACTGAAGAAGGTTTTGATAGAGAGGTACGCTATTATTTAGCTCAAAAAAATCCAAATGACTCAACGGTCTTTGCGCTAGTAGATAGCTGTATTGAATGCAATAGAAATGTATTGAATAAAGAGAGAATCACGAGCTTATTAATAAATCATTCAAAACAATTAGATATCTTTTCGATACTAATAGACTACCTTTATCATTTCAAAGTAGACGGATATGAAGCAATTATTTATGAATGGTTAAAAGAAGATTATCCAATAAATATCAAAATCCAACTAATTGATTTATTGATAGAACTTTATTCACTAGAAAATCTAAATTACAATGCAATAGAAGCATTATCACCTTTTCAAAAAAACAAAAAATTATTTAGCGATTATAAGACAATTCTTAATAAAGAAAAGGTAGTTAAAACGAATGGACTAACGATTTTACAATCGATGTTTTATGGCGATTTTGAGAACAGTGGTAAAGGAAATAATGGTGGGATAGCTGTATTTTTAAAAACATTAGGAAACGAGTTATCTGAATCAGACCAAATTTCACTAGTTGTGACATTAACCATTACAAATGAATGGTTAGACAACCAGTCAATAATGAATTATTATTCAGATAATCATCTCTTTATAAGAGCCCCTATTTATATTGATACAACAGATAAAGATCCTTTTTTAAAAAAAGAACGATTTATAAAAAGAGCCGTTGACCGGTTCCTTAAAAAAGTAGGAATTGAACCAGATATTTTCCACGTTCGTTATTTAGATAATGCCTCTAAAGCGATAGCGCTCTTAAGTAAAGAACGAGGAAAGAAATTTGTTTTTACATTGACACCGGATCCTCATAGAAATATGACCAACAAGGATGGGGCACTAAAAGTCTATCCTTTCAATGAGTATGTTCAAAAAATAAATAAAATTATGATAGGCGATGAACTTATTTCTGAAAGTGATCAAATAGTAGGAATAGGCAACTACAAAGTGAAAAAAGAATTAGAGTTGTACTTTCCCCAGTTAGTAAGAGAAGATAAAAAAGAGACCATCTGGATGATTAGTGAAGGTATACAAGCGGATAGCGCTTTTGAGAGTAAGAGTGAAAAAGTGAATCAGCCTAACGAATTAAAACAGATTGAGTTTAAAAAAGGTTTCTTTGATAAACCAATTATTCTAAATGTTGGAAGATTAGAACAGCAAAAAGCGCAAGACGAATTATTAAAAGCTTGGGGAAATTCGAGTATTTCTGAGGTATACAACTTATTGGTAATTGGTGGAGATTTAGAAAACCCTAGTAAAGATGAAAAGAAGATGCTGCATTCGTTCGAAGAGTATTTTTCTGATCATTCACAGCTAAGAGACTATTTTCATCATATTGGTGCACTATCAAATGAAAATATACGGCTAATTGAGAAAAAAATTATGCAACATCAAAAACAGTATCCGCAAATTTATCTTTGTTCTAGTAAAAAAGAAGAATTTGGAATAGCTATTTTAGAAGCTTTATCACAAAAATTCTTAGTATTAGGACCTGAAAGAGGTGGCGTAAAAAGTTATATAGAAAGCGGCACCAATGGTTTTCTAATTGATACGACGAATTGGCAAACTATTTTTGAGGAAACAAAAATGATTATTGAAAATTTGAAAAATAATCCAGTAGTCTTTGAGGGAATTCAATCAGCTGGAGAAAAAACGGTTAAAGAACGATTCTCTATGGAAAAAATAGCTAAAGAGTTTCTGTCGTTTTATTTATCTTTAAAAAGGAGCAAAGTAAATGAATACTAA